The proteins below come from a single Corynebacterium glyciniphilum AJ 3170 genomic window:
- the mtrB gene encoding MtrAB system histidine kinase MtrB — protein sequence MASRSGDERQDETGTGAGRRHGGRLGRPALPVVRDGDRRRSRNQNGRAVDTDSDPRRAPRGELGDIGFLDGLRIFLRRPVRFARKFSEKLAQRWRTSIQLRVIGSVFASSLLVIMALGFVLTSFVGQQLLDAKYNAATDEIDRARGIVEEQIRNTDSATSPQMRINNARAALSDRTAESEQGSTGTVYEPVIIASDLTGGDISSPENHPVPDSLRDFVRQGQVSVQYTTVESPGGTYKALVIGSPVASDIQGLELYLVMPLDNEESTMALMRGLLLAGAVVLMVLLVVIAWVFSQQLTVPVRTASRIAERFAAGHMRERMAVDGQDEVARLAISFNEMAENLSYQIRQLEEFGSLQQQFTSDVSHELRTPLTTVRMAADLIHANSEDLDPVTRRASELMNAELDRFEMLLGDLLEISRHDAGVANLSRELIDVRGVVKSTMGQLRALAEEVGCEIQLDLPDEPVMEEVDSRRVERILRNLLANAIDHSESRPVRVTMRRGAESLAVTVVDHGMGLKPGEADLVFNRFWRSDPSRERKTGGTGLGLAIAKEDAQLHGGRLEATGEPGLGACFRLTLPRKPGQEVRTSPLPLEVDRAEGAEVLELTGQSAGIPETMDEAADAADERQQDDAAVDASVEAASDGMSVATSEAESAADTVYTSEGVDGGEAGDSADGVVADGQDEMNDSAGGGDADGVVSDEPVDRFDSVDVTAGSVETFGVDLSAFEGLTEEELRTALQEAEDMDSAFDADSDPDDSRDGEEGDDDKS from the coding sequence ATGGCATCGAGGTCAGGGGACGAGCGACAGGACGAGACGGGCACCGGCGCCGGGAGGCGCCACGGTGGCCGTCTCGGTCGCCCTGCGCTCCCGGTGGTCCGGGACGGCGACCGTCGGCGCAGCCGTAACCAGAATGGCCGGGCCGTGGACACGGACAGTGACCCCCGTCGGGCACCTCGGGGAGAGCTCGGGGACATCGGATTCCTCGACGGGCTGAGGATCTTTCTCCGGCGGCCGGTCCGGTTCGCCCGGAAGTTCTCCGAGAAGCTTGCCCAGCGCTGGCGGACGTCGATCCAGCTGCGGGTGATCGGCAGTGTCTTCGCGTCCTCGCTGCTGGTGATTATGGCCCTTGGTTTCGTGTTGACCAGCTTCGTCGGTCAGCAGCTGCTCGACGCCAAGTACAACGCCGCCACCGACGAGATCGACCGGGCCCGGGGCATTGTCGAGGAGCAGATCCGCAACACTGATTCCGCCACGTCGCCGCAGATGCGTATCAACAATGCCAGGGCGGCGCTGAGCGACCGCACCGCAGAGTCGGAACAGGGGTCGACGGGCACGGTGTACGAGCCGGTGATCATCGCCTCCGACCTGACCGGCGGTGACATCTCGAGCCCTGAAAACCACCCCGTCCCGGACTCGTTGCGCGATTTCGTGCGGCAGGGACAGGTGTCGGTCCAGTACACCACGGTTGAATCCCCCGGTGGCACCTACAAGGCGTTGGTCATCGGGTCGCCAGTGGCTTCAGACATCCAGGGGCTGGAGCTCTACCTGGTCATGCCGCTGGACAACGAAGAGTCCACGATGGCTCTCATGCGTGGCCTGCTGTTGGCGGGCGCGGTGGTGCTGATGGTGCTGCTTGTCGTCATCGCCTGGGTGTTCTCCCAGCAGTTGACCGTGCCGGTGCGCACCGCGTCGCGGATCGCCGAGCGTTTCGCGGCCGGGCACATGCGCGAACGGATGGCGGTGGACGGTCAGGATGAGGTTGCCCGGTTGGCCATCAGTTTCAATGAGATGGCGGAGAATCTCTCGTACCAGATCCGGCAGTTGGAGGAGTTCGGGTCGCTGCAGCAGCAGTTCACCTCCGATGTGTCCCACGAGCTGCGGACGCCACTGACCACGGTACGGATGGCCGCGGACCTGATCCACGCCAATTCCGAGGATCTTGATCCGGTGACCCGCCGTGCCTCCGAGTTGATGAACGCGGAGCTTGACCGTTTCGAGATGCTGCTCGGTGACCTGCTGGAGATTTCCCGGCACGATGCCGGTGTCGCGAACCTGTCCCGGGAACTGATTGACGTCCGCGGCGTGGTGAAGTCCACGATGGGGCAGTTGCGGGCCCTGGCGGAGGAGGTCGGCTGTGAGATCCAGCTCGACCTGCCGGACGAGCCGGTCATGGAGGAGGTGGACTCCCGGCGGGTCGAACGTATCCTGCGTAATCTCCTGGCCAATGCCATCGATCACAGTGAGAGCCGCCCCGTGCGGGTCACGATGCGGCGCGGTGCGGAATCGTTGGCGGTGACCGTGGTCGACCATGGCATGGGCCTGAAGCCGGGGGAGGCGGATTTGGTGTTCAACCGTTTCTGGCGGTCGGATCCGTCGCGGGAGCGCAAGACCGGTGGCACCGGGTTGGGACTGGCCATCGCCAAGGAGGACGCCCAGTTGCACGGTGGCCGACTTGAGGCGACCGGTGAACCGGGGCTCGGGGCGTGTTTCCGTCTGACCTTGCCCCGCAAGCCGGGGCAGGAGGTGCGTACCTCTCCGTTGCCACTGGAGGTCGACCGTGCTGAAGGGGCGGAGGTCCTTGAGTTGACCGGGCAGAGTGCCGGGATCCCCGAGACGATGGACGAGGCCGCTGACGCCGCCGATGAGCGGCAGCAGGATGATGCCGCGGTGGATGCGTCGGTGGAGGCGGCGTCGGACGGTATGTCGGTCGCGACATCGGAGGCGGAATCGGCTGCGGATACCGTCTACACCTCGGAGGGCGTCGATGGTGGCGAGGCCGGTGATTCCGCCGACGGGGTCGTCGCCGACGGACAGGACGAGATGAACGACAGCGCCGGGGGCGGCGACGCGGACGGTGTTGTGTCGGATGAACCTGTCGACCGCTTCGACTCCGTTGATGTCACGGCTGGTTCCGTGGAAACCTTCGGGGTCGACCTCAGCGCCTTCGAGGGGTTGACTGAGGAGGAACTGCGGACCGCTCTCCAGGAAGCGGAGGATATGGATTCGGCGTTCGATGCGGACAGTGACCCGGACGATTCCCGAGACGGTGAGGAGGGTGACGATGACAAGAGTTGA
- the lpqB gene encoding MtrAB system accessory lipoprotein LpqB, which yields MTRVDGVRQVGALLTATVLAGGLVACTTLPGESTPEAVSSYVSDPDAGNLPTPSEGQPPDLLLRDFYLASTQQANNRQAAKEFLTDTAADEWQDSVSTLILDRLDLNATGGASGDEVTYVVRGTVVGRLGTGGVYQPENSPYEEEVTLERGESGWRITDLPDGVILDRSDFVGAYQAHDLYFLDPTKRFLVPDRRWIYNRQDNIGFSLVSLLAGGPRNQLQDAVETEFPSGNGIQAAVEEDGTFTVDITGIADLSVDDREVLAGQLVWTLAMSDVRGPYRILADGTSITDNGREDWTLADVSDLDPQKTSDEPLRALRDGALVEVEGDSGVTLSGWTSSGELESAASGGADGRIAAVSGRGDGQRSLLVGDVGGDPVTALTARSLSRPSWSGDAQNLYVVADGRRVHRLEPTGSGIQMDESTVNTSALDSLDIDDPRISVFTVSRDGTRAAMLINGRLFISVLQRDGDGGGSMTLGTPMEVGQRVGDTALSVDWRDDGTLLVGTRANDAPVWGVTVDGSEASQLSSRNITAPVVAVGSAGSVQYILDSRAMLQLDDEDPEARFWREVPALQGARAVPILSK from the coding sequence ATGACAAGAGTTGACGGCGTACGTCAGGTCGGGGCTCTGCTCACGGCGACGGTGCTGGCGGGAGGACTTGTCGCCTGTACCACCCTTCCCGGTGAATCGACCCCTGAGGCAGTTTCGTCCTACGTGTCCGACCCAGACGCCGGCAACCTGCCGACCCCGTCTGAGGGGCAGCCGCCGGATCTCCTGTTGCGGGACTTTTACCTGGCGTCGACCCAGCAGGCCAACAATCGGCAGGCGGCCAAGGAGTTCCTGACGGACACCGCGGCGGACGAATGGCAGGACAGTGTGTCGACCCTGATCCTCGACCGGCTCGACCTCAACGCCACCGGTGGGGCCTCCGGCGACGAAGTGACCTACGTCGTGCGCGGCACCGTGGTCGGGCGTCTCGGTACGGGTGGTGTCTACCAGCCGGAGAACAGCCCCTATGAGGAGGAGGTCACCCTGGAGCGAGGTGAGAGTGGATGGCGCATCACCGACCTGCCCGACGGGGTCATCCTGGACCGAAGTGATTTCGTGGGCGCCTACCAGGCTCATGACCTCTACTTCCTGGACCCGACGAAGCGTTTCCTCGTCCCGGACCGGCGGTGGATCTACAACCGGCAGGACAATATCGGTTTCTCGCTGGTTTCCTTGTTGGCCGGTGGGCCGCGTAACCAGCTTCAGGACGCCGTGGAAACAGAGTTCCCCTCCGGTAACGGCATCCAGGCGGCGGTCGAGGAGGACGGAACGTTCACCGTCGACATCACGGGCATCGCCGACTTGTCGGTGGATGACCGTGAGGTGCTGGCGGGCCAGCTTGTGTGGACGCTCGCGATGTCTGACGTCCGTGGTCCGTACCGGATCCTGGCGGACGGCACATCCATCACCGACAACGGGCGGGAGGACTGGACATTGGCCGATGTCTCCGACCTCGACCCGCAGAAGACGTCCGATGAGCCGTTGCGGGCACTGCGGGATGGTGCGCTGGTCGAGGTCGAGGGAGATTCCGGGGTGACGTTGTCGGGGTGGACCTCGTCAGGTGAGCTCGAATCCGCGGCCTCCGGTGGAGCGGACGGGAGGATCGCAGCCGTGTCGGGGCGGGGTGACGGCCAACGGTCACTGCTTGTCGGGGATGTCGGTGGAGACCCCGTCACCGCGCTGACTGCACGTTCGCTGTCCCGTCCGTCGTGGAGTGGTGACGCACAGAACCTCTACGTCGTCGCCGACGGCAGGCGGGTCCACCGCCTCGAACCCACGGGATCCGGCATCCAGATGGACGAGTCCACGGTGAACACCTCGGCCCTCGACAGCCTCGACATCGACGATCCCAGGATCAGTGTGTTCACGGTGTCGAGGGACGGAACGAGGGCTGCGATGCTGATCAACGGCAGACTGTTCATCAGCGTCCTGCAGCGTGACGGTGATGGAGGAGGTTCGATGACGCTCGGTACCCCGATGGAGGTCGGTCAGCGGGTCGGCGACACCGCGTTGTCGGTCGACTGGCGTGACGACGGGACCCTGCTGGTGGGCACCCGGGCCAACGACGCGCCTGTGTGGGGCGTGACGGTCGATGGTTCGGAAGCGTCGCAGTTGTCCAGCCGTAATATCACCGCACCGGTGGTTGCGGTGGGGTCTGCCGGGTCTGTGCAGTACATCCTCGATTCCCGGGCGATGCTGCAACTGGATGACGAGGACCCTGAGGCACGGTTCTGGCGGGAGGTCCCGGCGCTCCAGGGCGCCCGGGCGGTTCCTATCCTGTCGAAATAG
- a CDS encoding ComF family protein, with product MGAFRVGELAGLVWRDDCLACGTADVAPAVVGLSLCRRCAHELRRVPSRVADTWAPPVFAAGTYGGAHRGVVLAAKEQRRTDAVQVAGAVMAGTVRHLVSQGVLADPRLAPLVLLPAPTTRRAAKDRGGCIVERSAEVARRELGGGVHVVAAATLAPGARDSVGLGRGERTANIAANLRIDPTDLQRAVRILRVPGATACLVDDVSTTGATLSRFAAALAARGVVTSAGVVIAQA from the coding sequence ATGGGCGCGTTTCGGGTGGGGGAACTCGCCGGTCTGGTGTGGCGTGACGACTGTCTGGCCTGCGGTACGGCGGACGTGGCACCGGCGGTGGTGGGGCTGTCGCTGTGTCGGAGGTGTGCGCATGAGCTACGCCGGGTGCCGTCCCGGGTTGCGGACACGTGGGCGCCACCGGTGTTCGCCGCAGGTACGTACGGGGGTGCGCACCGCGGCGTTGTTCTGGCGGCGAAGGAACAGCGGCGCACCGACGCCGTCCAGGTGGCGGGCGCTGTTATGGCAGGTACCGTACGGCACCTCGTGTCCCAGGGAGTGTTGGCGGATCCGAGATTGGCTCCGCTCGTTCTTCTTCCCGCTCCCACGACCCGGCGGGCGGCGAAGGACCGGGGCGGGTGCATCGTTGAGCGGTCCGCGGAGGTGGCCCGGCGGGAACTCGGTGGGGGTGTCCATGTCGTCGCCGCGGCGACGCTCGCGCCGGGGGCTCGGGATTCAGTGGGCCTCGGACGGGGTGAGCGGACGGCCAACATCGCCGCGAATCTGCGTATCGATCCGACGGACCTGCAGCGTGCCGTCCGGATCCTCAGGGTGCCCGGGGCGACGGCCTGTCTGGTCGACGATGTCAGCACCACGGGGGCCACATTGTCGAGATTCGCCGCGGCACTCGCGGCCCGTGGGGTGGTGACCAGTGCCGGAGTGGTGATCGCCCAGGCGTGA
- the hpf gene encoding ribosome hibernation-promoting factor, HPF/YfiA family, which yields MTVQNQQDITAEGAAPEAQVEITGRNVEIPEHFAERVNAKLAKVERLDPTLTYFHVELQHERNPRRADESDRIQITATGKGHIARAEAKEDSFYAALEAAIAKMERSLRKVKARRKISRSGHRAPVSVGEATADLVQEAEQEAAAEPGPFDVDPYAEQFQPGRVVREKEHPSTPISVDDALSEMELVGHDFYLFVNEATGRPSVVYRRRAYDYGLIALTEDAE from the coding sequence ATGACCGTCCAGAACCAGCAGGACATCACGGCAGAGGGTGCTGCTCCGGAGGCGCAGGTGGAGATCACCGGCCGTAACGTGGAGATCCCCGAGCACTTCGCAGAGCGGGTGAACGCTAAGCTCGCCAAGGTCGAACGGCTTGATCCGACCCTCACGTACTTCCATGTGGAACTCCAGCACGAGCGTAATCCGCGGCGTGCAGACGAGTCCGACCGCATCCAGATCACCGCCACCGGCAAGGGGCACATCGCCCGCGCCGAAGCAAAGGAGGATTCCTTCTATGCCGCCCTGGAGGCGGCCATCGCCAAGATGGAGCGGTCCCTGCGCAAGGTGAAGGCCCGCCGTAAGATCTCCCGCTCGGGGCACCGCGCTCCGGTCTCCGTCGGCGAAGCCACGGCCGATCTCGTCCAGGAGGCGGAGCAGGAAGCCGCCGCAGAGCCCGGTCCTTTCGACGTGGACCCCTACGCCGAGCAGTTCCAGCCCGGGCGTGTTGTCCGTGAGAAGGAGCACCCGTCCACGCCGATCAGTGTGGATGACGCGCTGAGCGAGATGGAGTTGGTGGGCCACGACTTCTACCTGTTCGTCAACGAGGCGACGGGTCGCCCGTCGGTGGTGTACCGCCGTCGTGCCTACGACTACGGCCTGATCGCCCTCACCGAGGACGCAGAGTAG
- the secA gene encoding preprotein translocase subunit SecA, giving the protein MLGLSKILRLGEGRAVKRLSAIADQVIAKEDEYSALSDEELQGKTAEFRARLEKGESLDDILLEAFATAREASWRVLGQKHYKVQVMGGAALHWGYVAEMKTGEGKTLTCVLPAYLNGLSGKGVHVVTVNDYLARRDAEWMGRVHRFLGLDVDVILSGKRPADRRKAYAADVTYGTNNEFGFDYLRDNMAHSLDDLVQRGHNYAIVDEVDSILIDEARTPLIISGPVSGSSQWFTAFARIVPKMTLDIHYEVDPKKKTVGVKEEGVEFVEDQLGIDNLYSPEHSQLVSYLNNAIKAKELFTRDKDYIVRKGEVVIVDEFTGRILDGRRYNEGMHQAIEAKEGVEIKNENQTLATVTLQNYFRLYDKLAGMTGTAETEAAELKSIYKLDVAAIPTNKPNQRHDNIDLVYKTQEAKFEAVAEDIAERVEKGQPVLVGTTSVERSEYLSKLLQARHIRHNVLNAKQHEKEAEFVAQAGRLKAVTVATNMAGRGTDIVLGGNPDIICDLTLRERGLDPVEDPEAYQEAWDEEIVKARQKSKEEAEKVCEVGGLYVLATERHESRRIDNQLRGRSARQGDPGETRFYLSMRDDLMTRFVGQTMENLMTRLNVPDDMPIDSKMVTNAIKGAQSQVENSNFEMRKNVLKYDEVLNEQRKVIYRERRQILEGEDIAANVRTMMDDTIAAYVDGATAEGYVEDWDLDELWSALDSLYGPSVTSTELIDGTEYGSAGELTASQLLRALQEDAHTLYDELEESVTSVGGEEQMRGMERGVVLNVVDQKWREHLYEMDYLKEGIGLRAMAQRDPLVEYQREGGDMFGRMNDGIKEETIRQLFLVRKQLKAKEPEQAEGPLNVDDPADTRTSQEQEQQKSVPKTIIGG; this is encoded by the coding sequence GTGCTAGGACTTTCGAAGATTCTCCGCCTCGGTGAAGGCCGCGCCGTCAAGCGCCTGTCCGCGATCGCGGACCAGGTCATCGCCAAGGAGGACGAGTACTCCGCCCTCTCGGATGAGGAACTGCAGGGCAAGACCGCTGAATTCCGCGCTCGTCTTGAGAAGGGTGAGAGTCTCGACGACATCCTTCTCGAGGCTTTCGCCACAGCCCGCGAGGCATCGTGGCGCGTCTTGGGCCAGAAGCACTACAAGGTGCAGGTGATGGGCGGTGCTGCCCTGCACTGGGGATACGTCGCCGAGATGAAGACCGGTGAGGGCAAGACTCTGACCTGTGTGCTTCCGGCCTACCTCAACGGGTTGTCGGGCAAGGGCGTTCATGTGGTCACTGTCAACGACTACCTGGCCCGGCGTGACGCGGAGTGGATGGGCCGTGTCCACCGCTTCCTCGGTCTCGACGTGGATGTCATCTTGTCTGGTAAGCGTCCGGCGGACCGCCGTAAGGCTTATGCCGCCGACGTCACCTACGGAACGAACAATGAGTTCGGCTTCGACTACCTGCGCGACAACATGGCGCATTCGCTGGACGACCTGGTCCAGCGAGGGCACAACTATGCGATCGTCGATGAGGTCGACTCGATCCTCATCGACGAGGCGCGTACCCCGTTGATCATCTCCGGGCCGGTGTCCGGGTCTTCCCAGTGGTTCACCGCTTTCGCGCGCATTGTGCCGAAGATGACATTGGACATCCACTACGAGGTTGATCCGAAGAAGAAGACCGTCGGCGTCAAGGAGGAGGGCGTCGAATTCGTCGAGGACCAGCTCGGTATCGACAACCTCTATTCCCCGGAGCACTCGCAGCTGGTCAGCTACCTGAACAACGCCATCAAGGCCAAGGAGCTGTTCACGCGGGACAAGGACTACATCGTCCGTAAGGGCGAGGTTGTCATCGTCGACGAATTCACCGGCCGCATCCTTGACGGGCGCCGCTACAACGAGGGCATGCACCAGGCCATCGAGGCGAAGGAGGGCGTGGAGATCAAGAACGAGAACCAGACCCTCGCCACGGTGACCCTGCAGAACTACTTCCGTCTCTACGACAAGTTGGCCGGTATGACCGGTACCGCGGAGACTGAGGCCGCGGAGCTGAAGTCGATCTACAAGCTTGATGTCGCGGCGATCCCCACCAATAAGCCCAATCAGCGCCACGACAACATTGACTTGGTGTACAAGACCCAGGAGGCGAAGTTCGAGGCCGTCGCCGAGGACATCGCCGAGCGTGTCGAGAAGGGCCAGCCGGTGCTGGTCGGCACCACCTCCGTGGAGCGCTCCGAGTACCTGTCGAAGCTTCTGCAGGCTCGCCACATCCGCCACAATGTGCTCAACGCCAAGCAGCACGAGAAGGAGGCCGAGTTCGTCGCGCAGGCGGGTCGACTCAAGGCTGTCACTGTGGCGACCAACATGGCGGGTCGCGGTACCGATATCGTGCTCGGCGGTAACCCGGACATCATCTGCGACCTCACGTTGCGTGAGCGTGGTCTCGACCCCGTCGAGGACCCGGAGGCGTACCAGGAGGCATGGGACGAGGAGATCGTCAAGGCTCGCCAGAAGTCGAAGGAGGAGGCCGAGAAGGTCTGCGAGGTCGGTGGTCTGTATGTGCTGGCGACGGAGCGTCATGAGTCCCGACGTATCGACAACCAGCTGCGTGGCCGCTCGGCACGTCAGGGTGACCCCGGGGAGACCAGGTTCTACCTGTCGATGCGTGATGATCTGATGACCCGCTTCGTCGGACAGACGATGGAGAACCTCATGACCCGGCTCAACGTGCCGGACGACATGCCTATCGACTCGAAGATGGTCACCAACGCGATCAAGGGTGCGCAGTCGCAGGTGGAGAACTCCAACTTCGAGATGCGTAAGAACGTGCTGAAGTACGACGAGGTCCTCAACGAGCAGCGCAAGGTCATCTACCGCGAGCGGCGTCAGATCCTGGAGGGCGAGGACATCGCAGCCAACGTCCGCACCATGATGGACGACACCATTGCCGCCTACGTAGACGGTGCCACCGCCGAGGGTTATGTGGAGGACTGGGACCTCGACGAACTCTGGTCGGCCCTGGATTCGCTCTACGGCCCCTCGGTGACCTCCACCGAGTTGATCGACGGGACCGAGTACGGTTCCGCCGGTGAGCTGACTGCGTCTCAGCTGCTGCGTGCCCTGCAGGAGGACGCCCACACGCTCTACGACGAGCTGGAGGAGTCCGTCACGTCGGTCGGTGGCGAGGAGCAGATGCGCGGGATGGAGCGCGGTGTGGTGCTCAACGTCGTCGACCAGAAGTGGCGCGAGCACCTCTACGAGATGGACTACCTCAAGGAAGGCATCGGCCTGCGCGCCATGGCGCAGCGTGACCCGTTGGTGGAGTACCAGCGTGAGGGCGGCGACATGTTCGGCCGGATGAACGACGGCATCAAGGAGGAGACGATTCGTCAGCTCTTCCTCGTCCGCAAGCAGCTCAAGGCGAAGGAGCCGGAGCAGGCAGAGGGGCCGTTGAACGTCGACGACCCGGCCGACACCCGCACGTCCCAGGAGCAGGAGCAGCAGAAGTCGGTGCCGAAGACCATCATCGGCGGTTAG
- a CDS encoding Rv3235 family protein translates to MGAVPGNTDEKTPATPARTRYEAVPGLVYLRRPGPAVEAVRNSAVPRRRPEDTEPSSVDGTVLSPSESVPPAPEVRARVGMLVNVWLEVLDGRRPVSVLRKGPFSPRVADELRGRIRDARPAPGAIPPRTVSRVLSVHLPPTHPDRLTFTASVAYGNRVRAVAGHLARYEGQWRIETVTLI, encoded by the coding sequence ATGGGGGCTGTACCGGGGAACACCGACGAAAAGACACCTGCGACACCAGCGAGGACGCGATATGAAGCGGTGCCGGGGCTGGTCTATCTCCGCCGTCCGGGACCTGCTGTCGAGGCGGTGCGGAACTCCGCCGTTCCGCGTCGGCGACCAGAGGACACGGAACCGTCCTCCGTGGACGGCACGGTGCTGTCTCCTTCTGAGAGCGTTCCACCCGCGCCTGAAGTGCGTGCCCGCGTGGGGATGCTCGTGAACGTCTGGCTGGAGGTCCTCGATGGTCGTCGTCCGGTGTCCGTCCTCCGGAAAGGTCCGTTCTCGCCACGTGTGGCCGACGAGCTGCGTGGCCGGATCCGCGATGCCCGCCCCGCACCCGGAGCCATCCCACCACGCACGGTGTCGCGGGTGCTGAGCGTCCACCTGCCGCCCACTCACCCCGACCGGTTGACGTTCACCGCCAGCGTCGCCTACGGCAACCGGGTCCGCGCCGTCGCCGGCCACCTCGCGCGCTACGAGGGGCAGTGGCGCATCGAGACGGTGACCCTGATCTGA
- a CDS encoding HAD family hydrolase encodes MRALIVDYCGVLDGAEEDRRRWRKVLTAARDAGYGTAILSNDPGGPGADPIRTWQEAGYVDTVVLSGEVGVDKPDPEIFMITADRLEVDVSDCILVDDSILNIKGAVESGLIGVYYQQFDRAIVEISGLLGLEGTY; translated from the coding sequence ATGCGAGCATTGATTGTGGACTACTGTGGCGTCCTCGACGGAGCGGAGGAGGATCGTCGTCGTTGGCGAAAGGTCCTCACCGCGGCCAGGGACGCCGGTTATGGAACGGCGATCCTCTCGAACGATCCGGGTGGTCCCGGTGCAGACCCGATCCGTACGTGGCAGGAGGCCGGGTATGTCGACACCGTCGTGCTGTCCGGTGAGGTCGGTGTGGACAAGCCCGACCCCGAGATCTTCATGATCACCGCGGACCGGCTCGAGGTGGATGTGAGCGACTGCATCCTCGTGGATGACTCGATCCTGAATATCAAGGGTGCGGTGGAGTCCGGGCTGATCGGTGTGTACTACCAGCAGTTTGACCGTGCAATCGTGGAGATCTCCGGGCTGCTCGGGCTGGAAGGGACCTACTAG
- a CDS encoding DUF6912 family protein: MRVFVPATFDMLGALARDGKMPARSGIGFALTPALREFYTAGDDEEMSYAAFLEAARASLRLLGIGDEERFPHRRVVVSVDLDDGAVTPEPDKGESVVRLDSPVISVDDLAAIHVDDEGNEPATAAAIEAVDAADLGDEDAEITLGDCEDNLMSWYDSRELGVLVDLM; this comes from the coding sequence ATGCGCGTCTTCGTGCCCGCGACGTTCGACATGCTCGGCGCCCTCGCCCGTGACGGGAAGATGCCCGCGCGCTCAGGGATAGGCTTTGCCCTGACCCCCGCGCTGAGGGAGTTCTACACTGCCGGTGATGATGAGGAGATGTCGTATGCGGCGTTCCTCGAAGCTGCCCGGGCGTCCCTCCGTCTACTGGGCATCGGTGACGAAGAACGTTTCCCGCACCGGCGGGTCGTGGTCTCCGTCGATCTGGACGACGGCGCCGTCACTCCGGAGCCGGACAAGGGGGAGTCCGTCGTCAGGCTGGATTCACCGGTGATCTCGGTGGATGACCTGGCGGCGATTCATGTCGACGACGAGGGGAATGAACCCGCCACGGCGGCGGCGATCGAGGCCGTCGACGCTGCTGATCTCGGTGACGAGGATGCGGAGATCACCCTCGGTGACTGCGAGGACAACCTGATGAGCTGGTACGACTCGCGCGAGCTCGGGGTGCTTGTGGACCTGATGTAG